The genomic interval CGGTGCGGAAATAGTCGTCCATGGCGAGACTCTGGCTGCCGATGCCCATCCCGCGCAGAGCCTCGGCAATCTTCATGGCCGTGGTGGTCTTGCCGCTGCCGGACGGGCCGGACAGCAGCACGATCGGGCACGTGCGCACATTCTCGGCGATGGCGCGGGCCGCGCGCTCGATCTTTTCGGCATAGGCCGCGTCGCACGCATCCACGAATTCCTTGGGGTTAGCCTGGATGCGGCGGTTGATCTCCTGGATCTGATAGCTCATAGGAAAAATGCCTCCAGTTTTGCCTTGGCCGCGCAGATGCGGTCGATATTGGCGATGTATTCCGTGGGATATTTGGGGTCGATGTGCCGCTCGAGCCGGCCGCCGGAGCACACGAGCTTCGTCGAGGCGCCGCCGCCCATGGCGAGGATGCTGCACAGCTCCTCCATGATGCAGATGTTGTAGAGATTCTCCTGTCCAGGCCGCGTCCAGCCGACGTTTTCAAATCCGCCGGACATGAACTTCTGCCGGTAGAGGTAATACGGCGCGTAGCCCGCCGTGTCGAGCGCGGTATTGGCAAAGTCGAGCATCTCACCGACCTGCGCCCCGTCGGGGACGGGCGCCGTCTGCTGCGAGAGGTCTGCCCCGCGCTTGCGCGAGAGCGTGTGCACGGTGATATTTTCGGGCGCGAGCGCGAGCACCTGTTCGAGCGTGGTGCGAAAGCCGTCCGGCGTGTCGCCGGGCAGGCCGGCGATCAGGTCCATGTTCACGGCAAAGCCGCCGGTCGCGCGCACGAGCTGCAGCGCGTCATAGATGTCCTGCGCCGTGTGGCGGCGGCCGATCGTTTCGAGCACGCGGTCGTCGAGCGTCTGCGGGTTGACGCTGATGCGGTCGACCCGGTGCGCGCGCAGCACGTGCAGCTTGTCGGCCGTGATGGTGTCGGGCCGGCCGGCCTCGACGGTGAACTCGCGCAGGGCGCTGAGGTCGAATGCTGCGTCGAGCTGCGTGCACAGTGCGTCGAGCTGGCGCGCCGAGAGCGTGGTCGGCGTGCCGCCGCCGATGTAGAGCGACACGACGCGCAGACCGGCGCGGTGCACGGCCTCGGCGGTCGCCGCAATCTCGCGCGCGAGCGCCTGCAGAAATTCCGGCACGAGCGCCATGCTCTTTTCCACCGACTGGCTCACAAAGCTGCAGTAGGCGCAGCGCGTCGGGCAAAACGGGATGCCCACGTACAGGCACACGTCCTTTTCGCCGAGCGAGTCCATGGCGCGCAGCGTAGCGTGGGCGGTGCGCACGACGAGCGCGGCGCGCGCGGGCGCGACGTCGTAGTGCCGCTCGAAATAGCGCG from Clostridiales bacterium carries:
- the hemZ gene encoding coproporphyrinogen dehydrogenase HemZ, which translates into the protein MNLYLIGHDYRYAAEQMLLTLFPDERPVYPDGRPTGDRAELRLMSGAKVTTATCVLVYQGRTANGRTSVPNEELTDPNETDRRLQGAVKRAFYRAAMGIGLPHRPWGMLTGVRPGKLMTPLLAQGMGDVQAARYFERHYDVAPARAALVVRTAHATLRAMDSLGEKDVCLYVGIPFCPTRCAYCSFVSQSVEKSMALVPEFLQALAREIAATAEAVHRAGLRVVSLYIGGGTPTTLSARQLDALCTQLDAAFDLSALREFTVEAGRPDTITADKLHVLRAHRVDRISVNPQTLDDRVLETIGRRHTAQDIYDALQLVRATGGFAVNMDLIAGLPGDTPDGFRTTLEQVLALAPENITVHTLSRKRGADLSQQTAPVPDGAQVGEMLDFANTALDTAGYAPYYLYRQKFMSGGFENVGWTRPGQENLYNICIMEELCSILAMGGGASTKLVCSGGRLERHIDPKYPTEYIANIDRICAAKAKLEAFFL